A single genomic interval of Adhaeribacter pallidiroseus harbors:
- the murA gene encoding UDP-N-acetylglucosamine 1-carboxyvinyltransferase: MACFEVIGGNKLKGEIIPQGAKNEALQILCAVLLTSEPVTISNVPDIRDVNKLIEILASLGVKVEKKDAATYTFIADDINLDYLKTEQYAAQGRALRGSVMIMGPMLARFGVCALPKPGGDKIGRRPMDTHFNGLKKLGATFNYDSQDSFFQITAPNKLKGTYMLLDEASVTGTANIVMGAVLAEGTTTIYNAACEPYLQQLCKMLLRMGAKISGVGSNLLVIEGVEKLGGTDHRMLPDMIEIGSFIGLAGMTGSEITIKNAQIQELGIIPDTFRRLGIQMEFRGDDIYIPAQDSYEIDTYIDGSILTIADAIWPGFTPDLISVALVTATQAKGTVLIHQKMFESRLFFVDKLIDMGAQIILCDPHRATVIGHNRQVPLRGIKMTSPDIRAGVALLIAALSAEGKSIIDNVEQIDRGYQYIDKRLNAIGADIRRL, translated from the coding sequence ATGGCCTGTTTTGAAGTAATTGGTGGCAATAAACTAAAAGGAGAAATTATTCCGCAGGGCGCCAAAAACGAAGCTTTGCAAATTTTATGTGCCGTATTACTCACCTCCGAACCCGTCACGATTTCTAATGTTCCGGACATTCGGGATGTAAATAAATTAATTGAAATTTTAGCTTCCTTAGGCGTAAAAGTAGAAAAGAAGGACGCGGCTACGTATACCTTTATCGCCGACGATATTAACCTGGATTATTTAAAAACGGAACAATACGCGGCCCAGGGGCGGGCTTTGCGGGGCTCGGTGATGATTATGGGACCGATGCTGGCGCGTTTTGGGGTATGCGCTTTACCGAAGCCGGGTGGCGATAAAATTGGCCGTCGCCCGATGGATACGCACTTTAACGGTTTGAAAAAACTGGGCGCTACTTTTAATTATGATTCCCAGGATTCTTTCTTCCAGATTACGGCTCCTAACAAGTTAAAAGGAACCTACATGCTGCTCGACGAAGCATCGGTAACGGGTACCGCCAATATTGTAATGGGAGCGGTACTGGCTGAAGGTACCACCACTATTTACAACGCGGCATGCGAACCATACCTGCAACAACTTTGTAAAATGCTGTTGCGCATGGGTGCTAAAATTAGCGGCGTTGGTTCTAACTTACTCGTAATTGAAGGCGTGGAAAAGCTGGGTGGCACTGACCATCGCATGTTGCCCGACATGATTGAGATTGGTTCTTTTATTGGATTAGCCGGCATGACTGGTTCCGAAATCACGATAAAAAATGCCCAAATACAGGAATTAGGTATTATCCCGGATACTTTCCGCCGCTTAGGTATTCAAATGGAGTTCCGGGGTGATGATATTTACATTCCGGCCCAGGATTCCTACGAAATAGACACCTACATCGATGGCAGTATTTTAACCATTGCCGATGCTATTTGGCCTGGTTTTACGCCCGACTTAATCAGCGTGGCTTTAGTTACGGCTACCCAAGCCAAAGGTACCGTCCTGATCCATCAGAAAATGTTCGAGAGCCGTTTATTTTTCGTGGACAAGTTAATTGACATGGGCGCGCAGATTATCTTGTGCGATCCGCATCGCGCTACCGTAATCGGCCACAACCGGCAAGTACCACTCCGGGGCATTAAAATGACTTCACCCGACATCCGGGCTGGCGTTGCCTTATTAATTGCCGCTTTATCCGCAGAAGGTAAAAGTATAATTGACAACGTGGAGCAAATTGATCGTGGTTACCAATACATA